One region of Streptococcus salivarius genomic DNA includes:
- a CDS encoding DNA alkylation repair protein: MDTNILLKLLEDQADSTKVPAMEAYMKNKFSFLGVQKPILKKIEREFFKPFIKNPIDWTFVEECWQQPYREFQYIAMDYLDKKKKELRPEDFPKLKELAQTKSWWDSIDQLDLIIGEVTFHYPETKNIMRQWSLDEDFWLRRIAIDHQLMRKDLTDTALLAEVICNNFGQTEFFINKAIGWSLRNYSKVNPDWVRAFIDQHASQMASLSIREASKYL; this comes from the coding sequence ATGGATACAAACATTCTTTTGAAATTGTTAGAAGACCAAGCTGATTCAACGAAAGTCCCAGCAATGGAAGCTTATATGAAAAATAAATTCAGCTTTCTTGGCGTTCAAAAACCAATTCTCAAAAAGATTGAAAGAGAGTTTTTTAAGCCTTTCATAAAAAATCCAATTGATTGGACTTTTGTGGAAGAGTGTTGGCAGCAACCTTACCGTGAGTTTCAATATATTGCTATGGATTATCTGGATAAAAAGAAGAAGGAGCTTAGACCTGAAGATTTTCCAAAGCTAAAGGAATTGGCTCAAACCAAATCATGGTGGGACAGTATAGATCAATTGGACCTTATCATCGGAGAGGTTACTTTTCACTATCCAGAAACCAAGAATATCATGCGCCAATGGAGTCTTGATGAGGATTTTTGGTTGAGACGTATTGCCATTGACCACCAGCTTATGCGTAAAGATTTGACAGATACTGCTCTCCTAGCAGAGGTTATCTGTAACAACTTTGGGCAGACAGAGTTTTTCATTAATAAGGCTATCGGTTGGAGTTTGCGCAATTACTCAAAGGTAAATCCTGATTGGGTTCGGGCTTTTATTGATCAACATGCTAGTCAAATGGCATCTCTTAGCATTCGTGAGGCAAGTAAGTATTTATAG
- the cls gene encoding cardiolipin synthase, giving the protein MERLYDKSRRGFLRGIFSRATIIFLIILLQLVVVAMSYLWLHQYRIHLQVTEVVLRILAIIYLFQSDMESTAVNTWLLIVLPFPIIGTLLLAYTKLDIGYTGMKRAIQSNIDRSSGILKQDNQALEELKQRHTSNYNLVQYLENVNGSFPVYRHTKTTYFPSGEAKFEEMKKQLLKAEKYIFLEYFIIGEGEMWGEILAILKQKVQEGVEVRVLYDGMNEFSTLSFDYKKRLEKIGIQSRVFASVTPFLSTYYNYRDHRKILLIDGKVAFTGGVNLADEYINKIERFGHWKDTALMLEGPAVDTFLVLFLQMWTYSNETLDVTPYMVEHKVFDTPGFVVPYGDIPLDKDKVGENVYIDILNHARDFVHIMTPYLILDGELLHALKFAAERGVDVSIIMPGIPDKKSAYYLAKTYYPTLLASGVKIYEYTPGFVHAKVFVSDNSRAVVGTINLDYRSLYHHFECATYLYRTSSVVGIEEDFQATMAKCHRVSMTDVKNRPFHQKCLGLLTRLVAPLM; this is encoded by the coding sequence ATTGAACGTCTTTATGATAAGAGTCGTCGCGGCTTTCTTCGTGGAATCTTTAGTCGTGCTACGATTATCTTCTTGATCATCTTACTGCAGCTTGTTGTTGTGGCCATGTCTTACCTCTGGTTGCATCAATATAGGATACACCTGCAAGTTACAGAAGTAGTCCTTCGTATTCTGGCCATTATTTATCTCTTTCAAAGTGATATGGAATCAACAGCCGTCAATACTTGGCTCCTGATAGTCTTGCCTTTTCCAATTATCGGAACCTTGCTCTTGGCTTATACGAAACTTGATATAGGTTACACAGGGATGAAGCGTGCTATTCAGAGCAATATTGACCGCAGTTCTGGTATTCTGAAACAAGATAATCAGGCCCTCGAAGAGCTTAAACAGCGTCACACCAGCAACTATAACTTGGTCCAATATCTTGAAAATGTGAACGGTTCCTTTCCAGTTTATCGTCACACGAAGACGACCTATTTCCCAAGTGGTGAAGCCAAGTTTGAGGAAATGAAGAAACAGCTCCTTAAAGCAGAGAAGTACATTTTCTTGGAATATTTCATCATTGGTGAAGGTGAAATGTGGGGTGAAATCCTAGCAATCTTGAAACAAAAGGTTCAAGAAGGGGTGGAAGTTCGAGTCCTGTATGACGGTATGAATGAATTTTCAACTTTGAGTTTTGACTATAAGAAACGATTGGAAAAAATTGGCATTCAATCTCGAGTTTTTGCCTCGGTAACCCCTTTCCTGTCAACCTATTACAATTACCGTGACCATAGAAAAATCTTGCTGATTGATGGTAAGGTTGCTTTCACAGGCGGGGTTAATTTAGCTGACGAGTATATCAACAAGATTGAGCGTTTCGGTCATTGGAAAGATACTGCCTTGATGCTGGAGGGCCCAGCGGTTGATACTTTTTTAGTTCTCTTTCTTCAGATGTGGACCTATTCTAACGAAACCTTAGATGTTACGCCGTATATGGTTGAACATAAGGTCTTTGATACCCCTGGCTTTGTTGTTCCTTATGGAGATATTCCATTGGACAAGGATAAAGTTGGTGAGAATGTCTATATTGACATCCTTAACCATGCGCGTGATTTTGTTCACATCATGACGCCTTATCTTATTTTAGATGGTGAGTTACTACATGCTTTGAAATTTGCGGCCGAGCGTGGGGTAGACGTCAGTATCATCATGCCTGGTATTCCTGATAAAAAGTCAGCTTACTACCTCGCTAAGACTTACTACCCAACACTTTTGGCATCCGGCGTAAAAATCTATGAGTACACTCCTGGATTTGTTCATGCAAAGGTATTTGTGAGTGACAATAGTAGGGCTGTTGTCGGAACGATTAATTTGGATTACCGCAGTCTTTATCACCACTTTGAGTGTGCGACCTATCTTTACAGGACGTCATCAGTGGTTGGTATTGAGGAAGATTTCCAAGCGACAATGGCCAAGTGTCATCGAGTCAGCATGACTGATGTTAAAAATCGACCATTTCACCAGAAGTGCTTGGGCTTATTGACCAGATTAGTTGCGCCATTGATGTAG
- a CDS encoding aspartate-semialdehyde dehydrogenase, protein MGYTVAVVGATGAVGAQMIKMLEESTLPIDNIRYLASARSAGKVLQFKGQDVTIEETTEDAFEGVDIALFSAGGSTSAKYAPYAVKAGAVVVDNTSYFRQNPDVPLVVPEVNAHALDAHNGIIACPNCSTIQMMVALEPVRQKWGLDRIIVSTYQAVSGAGMGAILETQRELKEVLNDGVNPRDVKAEILPCGGDKKHYPIAFNALAQIDVFTENDYTYEEMKMTNETKKIMEDDSIAVSATCVRIPVLSAHSESVYIETKEVAPIDEVKAAIAEFPGAVLEDDVANQVYPQAVNAVGSRDTFVGRIRKDLDAEKGIHMWVVSDNLLKGAAWNSVQIAETLHERGLVRSTSELKFELK, encoded by the coding sequence ATGGGATACACAGTTGCTGTTGTCGGTGCTACAGGTGCCGTCGGTGCTCAAATGATTAAAATGTTGGAAGAATCAACACTTCCAATCGATAACATTCGCTACCTTGCGTCTGCTCGTTCTGCAGGCAAAGTCTTGCAATTTAAAGGCCAAGACGTGACCATCGAAGAAACGACTGAAGACGCATTTGAAGGTGTAGATATTGCACTTTTCTCAGCTGGTGGATCTACCTCTGCTAAATATGCACCATACGCCGTTAAAGCTGGTGCAGTAGTCGTTGATAATACATCATACTTCCGTCAAAACCCAGATGTACCATTGGTTGTACCTGAGGTCAATGCACATGCGCTTGATGCTCACAACGGTATTATTGCTTGCCCTAACTGTTCAACTATTCAAATGATGGTTGCCCTTGAGCCAGTTCGTCAAAAATGGGGCCTGGACCGTATCATCGTGTCAACTTACCAAGCCGTATCAGGTGCTGGTATGGGAGCAATCCTTGAAACACAACGTGAGTTGAAAGAAGTTTTGAATGATGGCGTTAACCCACGTGATGTCAAAGCTGAAATCTTGCCATGTGGTGGTGATAAGAAACACTATCCAATCGCCTTTAACGCCTTGGCTCAAATCGACGTCTTCACTGAAAATGACTACACTTACGAAGAAATGAAGATGACAAACGAAACTAAGAAAATCATGGAAGACGATAGCATTGCTGTATCAGCAACATGTGTGCGTATTCCAGTCTTGTCAGCTCACTCAGAGTCAGTCTACATTGAAACAAAAGAAGTGGCACCAATTGACGAAGTGAAAGCTGCTATTGCAGAATTCCCAGGTGCAGTCCTTGAAGACGACGTTGCTAACCAAGTCTACCCACAAGCCGTTAATGCTGTAGGTTCACGTGATACATTCGTCGGACGTATCCGTAAAGACTTGGATGCTGAAAAAGGTATCCACATGTGGGTTGTTTCAGATAACCTCCTTAAAGGTGCCGCTTGGAACTCAGTCCAAATCGCAGAAACACTTCACGAACGTGGTTTGGTTCGCTCAACTTCAGAATTGAAATTTGAATTGAAATAG
- a CDS encoding BCCT family transporter, with the protein MSTKNLTPVLKTSFVLLAILVLLGIVMPDGYQVWSEQLREVISDKLGWFYLLLVTSIVLLCGFFLVSPVGQIKLGEPNSVPEHSTISWIAMIFSAGMGIGLVFYGAAEPLSHYAISTVRATPGSQEALADAFRYTFFHWGIHAWAIYALIALALAYFGFRKKEKYLLSVTLKPLFGKKTNGSLGKIVDTITVVATVIGVATTLGFGAAQINGGLNYLFGIPNNALVQVIIIIITTILFTISALSGLGKGVKILSNTNLILAVGLLAITIIIGPTVQIFNTLTDSIGLYISNFFRMSFSAGSFGQYNRDWINTWTIFYWAWWISWSPFVGVFIARISKGRSIRQFLSIVLLAPTVLSFLWFSTFGTLSTHVQSLGNVDLTQFPSEQTLFATFSQLPFGFIASVVAIILIITFFITSADSATYVLAMLSDDGNLKPKNNLKIFWGVLLATIAIVLLLSGGLVALQNTLIIVAFPFSLIMVLIMVSLVIELLHEKDKMGLSITPTRYPKKDQPFKSYEE; encoded by the coding sequence ATGTCAACTAAAAATTTAACGCCGGTCTTAAAAACCTCTTTTGTGCTACTGGCTATCCTGGTCCTTCTTGGTATTGTTATGCCTGACGGCTACCAAGTTTGGTCAGAACAACTAAGGGAAGTTATTTCAGATAAACTTGGCTGGTTTTACTTATTACTGGTCACGTCAATCGTTCTACTTTGTGGCTTTTTCCTGGTTAGTCCCGTTGGGCAAATCAAACTGGGGGAACCCAATTCGGTGCCTGAACACTCTACTATCTCTTGGATTGCCATGATATTTTCTGCTGGAATGGGAATCGGCCTTGTCTTCTACGGTGCCGCAGAGCCCTTATCCCATTATGCCATTTCAACGGTACGAGCTACCCCAGGGTCGCAGGAAGCCTTAGCCGATGCTTTCCGTTACACTTTCTTTCACTGGGGCATCCATGCCTGGGCAATATATGCTTTAATCGCCCTGGCCCTCGCCTACTTTGGTTTCCGAAAAAAAGAGAAATATCTTTTATCGGTTACCTTAAAGCCCTTGTTTGGTAAAAAAACAAACGGTAGCCTTGGTAAGATTGTAGATACGATTACAGTGGTCGCTACTGTTATCGGGGTGGCAACCACTCTTGGTTTTGGGGCAGCCCAAATCAATGGGGGACTCAACTACCTCTTTGGTATTCCAAACAATGCCCTTGTGCAAGTTATTATCATAATTATCACAACCATCCTCTTTACCATTTCAGCCCTTTCTGGTCTTGGAAAAGGGGTAAAAATCTTATCAAACACCAATCTTATTTTAGCGGTTGGACTACTCGCCATCACCATAATCATCGGTCCCACAGTCCAGATTTTTAATACCTTGACCGATAGTATCGGACTGTATATTTCCAATTTCTTCCGTATGAGTTTCAGTGCTGGTTCCTTTGGTCAATACAATCGTGACTGGATCAATACTTGGACGATTTTCTATTGGGCTTGGTGGATTTCTTGGTCACCATTCGTGGGAGTTTTTATTGCCAGAATTTCTAAAGGACGTAGTATCAGACAATTTCTATCCATCGTCTTATTAGCACCGACTGTATTAAGCTTTTTATGGTTTTCTACCTTTGGAACACTTTCAACGCATGTTCAATCACTTGGAAATGTAGATTTAACACAGTTTCCAAGTGAGCAGACCTTGTTTGCAACCTTCAGTCAACTGCCATTTGGTTTTATTGCCTCCGTTGTTGCCATCATCCTGATCATTACCTTCTTTATCACGTCAGCAGACTCTGCGACCTATGTGCTAGCTATGCTCTCTGATGATGGGAATCTCAAACCAAAGAATAACCTTAAAATCTTCTGGGGCGTACTCCTTGCGACTATTGCCATCGTCTTACTTCTTTCAGGGGGCTTAGTAGCCTTGCAAAATACGCTGATTATCGTAGCCTTTCCATTTTCACTCATCATGGTACTGATTATGGTTTCCCTAGTCATTGAATTGCTACACGAAAAAGACAAGATGGGACTGTCAATCACACCGACACGATACCCTAAAAAAGATCAACCCTTCAAATCTTATGAAGAATAA
- the rnc gene encoding ribonuclease III — protein MNQLEQKLEQDFGIVFSQKELLETAFTHTSYANEHRLLNISHNERLEFLGDAALQLVISVYLYKRYPNKPEGEMSKMRSTIVREESLAGFTKACGFEQYIRLGKGEEKSGGRERATILGDLWEAFLGALYLDQGLPAVEKFLNQVMIPQVEKGNFDRVTDYKTALQERLQVNGTVDITYTVIDESGPAHAKEFTMQVAVDGKELSTGLGKSKKLAEQAAAKAALEQLGN, from the coding sequence ATGAATCAACTTGAACAAAAACTTGAGCAGGATTTTGGTATTGTTTTTAGCCAAAAAGAGCTCTTAGAAACAGCATTTACCCATACCTCATATGCCAATGAGCACCGCCTCCTAAACATTTCACATAATGAACGTTTGGAATTTTTAGGAGACGCGGCTCTGCAATTAGTCATTTCTGTTTATCTTTACAAACGCTACCCTAACAAGCCAGAGGGGGAAATGTCTAAGATGCGCAGTACTATCGTTCGTGAAGAGAGCTTGGCAGGTTTTACCAAGGCCTGTGGTTTCGAGCAGTATATCCGTCTTGGTAAAGGGGAAGAAAAATCTGGTGGACGTGAACGTGCCACTATCCTTGGTGACCTCTGGGAGGCCTTCCTCGGTGCTCTTTATTTGGATCAAGGTTTGCCTGCAGTTGAGAAATTCTTGAATCAGGTCATGATTCCTCAGGTTGAAAAGGGGAACTTTGACCGCGTAACAGACTATAAGACAGCCTTGCAAGAGCGTCTTCAGGTCAATGGTACGGTTGATATTACTTATACCGTTATTGATGAGTCTGGACCAGCTCATGCCAAAGAATTTACTATGCAGGTAGCTGTTGATGGTAAGGAGCTCAGCACAGGTCTTGGAAAATCTAAGAAATTAGCTGAACAGGCAGCGGCTAAGGCTGCCCTTGAACAACTAGGAAATTAA
- a CDS encoding GNAT family N-acetyltransferase — MLTIRPASLSDAQAIQAIYTPYVEKTAFTFEYEVPSVQEFEKRICKTLEKYPYLVAEENGQVLGYAYASTYYARTAYDWTTELSIYVAKEARGQGIGSALYTALEEELQARGYLRFLACIAVPNEASISMHEKRGYVQVAHFPKIGYKFNKWHDIVWMQKTIDGPVRKIQ, encoded by the coding sequence ATGTTAACCATTCGTCCAGCCAGCTTGTCAGATGCACAAGCTATCCAGGCCATCTATACACCCTATGTCGAGAAGACAGCTTTTACCTTTGAATATGAGGTTCCCAGTGTTCAAGAGTTTGAAAAACGCATTTGCAAGACGCTTGAAAAATACCCCTATTTAGTAGCGGAAGAGAATGGCCAAGTGCTAGGCTATGCTTATGCCTCAACCTATTATGCTCGTACAGCCTATGATTGGACCACTGAATTGTCTATTTATGTAGCCAAAGAGGCGCGTGGACAAGGGATTGGATCGGCCCTTTATACGGCCTTAGAAGAGGAGTTGCAAGCACGAGGCTACTTACGCTTTCTGGCTTGTATCGCTGTTCCGAACGAAGCGAGCATTTCCATGCATGAAAAGCGGGGCTATGTTCAAGTGGCTCATTTCCCAAAGATTGGCTATAAGTTTAACAAATGGCATGATATCGTCTGGATGCAAAAGACCATAGATGGCCCTGTCAGGAAAATACAGTAG
- the dapA gene encoding 4-hydroxy-tetrahydrodipicolinate synthase: protein MSIDQLRDVKLITALITPFHEDGSINYDVLPELIEHLLAHHTEALLLAGTTAESPTLTHDEELELFAAVQKIVNGRVPLIAGVGTNDTRDSIEFAKEVAKFGGFAAGLAIVPYYNKPSQEGMYQHFKAIADASDLPIIIYNIPGRVVVEMAPDTMLRLAEHPNIIGVKECTSLANMAYLIEHKPEDFLVYTGEDGDAFHAMNLGANGVISVASHTNGDEMHAMLEAIENSDLKTAAAIQRKFIPKVNALFSVPSPAPVKAVLNHLGFEVGPLRLPLVACTSEEAKRIIKVVLEEDVEATRETVTGVVRPDY from the coding sequence ATGTCAATTGATCAATTAAGAGATGTCAAACTGATCACAGCCCTTATTACACCTTTCCACGAAGATGGATCAATCAATTATGATGTCCTTCCAGAATTGATTGAGCATCTTTTGGCTCACCATACAGAAGCTCTTCTTTTGGCGGGAACAACGGCTGAAAGTCCAACACTTACTCACGATGAGGAGTTGGAACTCTTTGCGGCTGTTCAGAAAATTGTTAATGGACGTGTGCCATTGATTGCTGGTGTCGGTACCAACGATACACGCGACTCAATCGAGTTTGCTAAAGAAGTTGCCAAATTTGGTGGTTTCGCAGCTGGTCTTGCTATCGTGCCTTACTACAACAAGCCATCACAAGAAGGTATGTACCAACACTTCAAAGCCATTGCGGATGCTTCTGATTTGCCAATTATCATCTACAACATCCCTGGTCGTGTGGTTGTTGAAATGGCTCCTGATACCATGCTTCGTTTGGCTGAACATCCAAATATCATTGGTGTTAAAGAATGTACCAGCCTTGCTAATATGGCCTACCTTATCGAGCACAAACCTGAAGATTTCTTGGTTTATACCGGTGAAGATGGGGATGCCTTCCACGCTATGAACCTTGGTGCTAACGGTGTCATCTCAGTAGCCTCTCATACAAACGGTGATGAGATGCATGCCATGCTTGAAGCTATTGAAAATAGTGACCTCAAGACAGCAGCAGCTATCCAACGTAAATTCATTCCTAAAGTTAACGCTCTCTTCTCAGTACCAAGCCCTGCACCTGTTAAGGCTGTTCTTAACCATCTTGGTTTCGAAGTTGGACCACTTCGTTTGCCATTGGTTGCATGTACTTCAGAAGAAGCCAAGCGTATCATCAAGGTTGTCCTTGAAGAAGATGTCGAAGCAACACGTGAGACAGTTACAGGTGTTGTTCGTCCAGATTATTAA
- the cls gene encoding cardiolipin synthase, with product MTQEQSARLLPQKPSRWGKILLNRKVPILLFFLLELAFLVFSYLSLQEHFPSIILWEHLLSVFTFFYLLNRSMDSRSKLSWMIIIALFPIFGTALLYFSLADLGVRRLKKRLEDATVQASDHLSTNPEVADYLSQSDRQLQKLAYFLEHSPAQFPIYRNTEVTYFPLGDDMLPALLEDLKKAESYIFMEYFIIDEGIMWGEILTILEEKAKAGLDVRVMFDGMNEMTTLSYDYIERLHKVGIKAQAFSPVKPVLSTYYNYRDHRKITVIDGQVAYTGGVNIADEYVNKRERFGHWKDTALRLDGSAVQTLKALFLTMWTVTGIEDKTDVEYYLQEKPQQRKSQGFVLPYGNSPLTYHKVAENVYLHLLNTSTNYVYIMTPYLILDDELVRAMTFAARRGVDVRIIMPGIPDKQYAFDIATTYFKALLEAGVRIFRYTPGFVHAKVYVSDAKQAVVGTINTDYRSLYQNFEDGIYLYKNLEVIKIEQDFEKTQALSEEVTLESLSKMPMAHRLGGYLFSLIGPLM from the coding sequence ATGACTCAAGAACAAAGTGCTAGACTGTTACCCCAAAAGCCCTCCAGATGGGGCAAAATTCTACTTAACCGAAAGGTTCCCATCCTCCTGTTCTTCTTACTGGAATTGGCCTTTCTTGTCTTTTCATATCTCAGCCTACAAGAGCATTTCCCATCCATTATCTTATGGGAACACTTGTTGAGTGTCTTTACCTTCTTTTACTTGCTCAATCGTTCCATGGATTCTCGTTCCAAACTGTCCTGGATGATTATCATTGCCCTCTTTCCAATTTTTGGGACGGCTCTGCTTTACTTTTCACTGGCTGATTTGGGTGTCAGACGCTTGAAGAAACGGCTTGAGGATGCTACAGTGCAGGCATCCGACCATTTAAGCACCAATCCAGAAGTTGCTGATTATTTATCCCAAAGTGATCGCCAATTACAGAAATTAGCTTATTTTTTGGAGCATAGTCCAGCACAGTTTCCTATCTACAGAAACACAGAGGTTACCTATTTTCCACTTGGAGATGACATGCTTCCAGCCTTGTTGGAGGATTTGAAAAAGGCGGAGAGTTATATCTTCATGGAATATTTCATCATTGACGAAGGAATCATGTGGGGCGAGATTTTAACAATTTTAGAGGAGAAGGCCAAGGCAGGTCTGGACGTTCGTGTCATGTTTGATGGGATGAATGAGATGACTACCTTGTCCTACGATTATATTGAGCGACTACACAAGGTTGGCATTAAAGCCCAGGCCTTCTCACCAGTCAAACCCGTTCTATCAACCTATTACAATTACCGAGACCATCGAAAGATTACAGTGATTGATGGTCAAGTTGCTTATACTGGTGGCGTTAATATCGCTGACGAGTATGTTAATAAACGAGAACGCTTTGGTCATTGGAAGGACACAGCCCTTCGTTTAGATGGTTCAGCAGTTCAAACGCTAAAAGCTCTCTTTTTGACCATGTGGACAGTGACTGGAATAGAGGATAAAACGGATGTGGAGTACTATCTACAAGAAAAACCTCAACAAAGAAAGAGTCAAGGCTTTGTACTCCCTTATGGCAATTCACCGCTGACCTACCACAAGGTTGCCGAAAATGTTTATTTACATCTTCTAAATACATCAACTAATTATGTCTATATCATGACGCCTTATCTGATTTTGGATGACGAATTGGTTCGAGCCATGACCTTTGCGGCCAGACGAGGTGTTGATGTTCGTATCATTATGCCAGGAATTCCGGATAAACAGTATGCCTTTGATATTGCGACTACCTATTTTAAAGCCCTCTTGGAGGCTGGCGTCCGTATTTTCCGTTATACCCCAGGCTTTGTCCATGCAAAAGTTTATGTTTCTGATGCCAAACAAGCTGTGGTAGGCACTATTAACACAGACTACCGAAGCCTCTATCAAAATTTTGAAGATGGTATTTATCTTTATAAAAATCTGGAAGTGATTAAGATTGAACAAGATTTTGAGAAAACCCAGGCTCTCTCAGAGGAAGTTACTCTGGAAAGTTTGTCGAAAATGCCTATGGCTCATCGTCTAGGTGGCTATCTCTTTTCTCTGATTGGACCATTGATGTAA